In Rhopalosiphum padi isolate XX-2018 chromosome 3, ASM2088224v1, whole genome shotgun sequence, the genomic stretch agaaaattttttgatgaaaaattgttatattacttgtaaatatccaattttgtcaaatttttaaCATCAGATGCTCATTACTGCATCAACAGTATTTATAGAAATTCTTtcaacttatttattaaatccaGCAATAACAACTTATTAAGAACTTTATATTGTATCTCTTTTTATCTCCATTCTCTTTTGATaacgtttttcaatttttttctttattaaaatccTTAATGATATAAGGTTCCTTATAAGTTGTTCTAAAcgttaattcaaaaattatagttgTGCTCAATCcttaattcttataattattttatggaatattatattcaataatgctTATTGGGTTACTTGGTAAAGTTTGTTGCCGCAAGGTGGTTTCTATATTAGTATGTAAACTGTTATCCATGTTTTCAAAATCATCATCAGCATCACTGTCAATTATTAACTCGTAatcacctaaaaataaattatcaatacttgtgttgattaatttttagtttataaacatattaagatTCATACTCATATCTGAGTCACTAGAAGTAACTTGTTTAGTATTATCAATTAAGTTATTATCTGGCAATTTTCTTATATCTTCTGGAACTTCATTTTCAGAAATAAATTCTTTTTCAAAACTACTACTACCTTTATCATCATTGTCATCTTTACCAAAATTATCCTAACAAACGAAATAacatttagattataataaaacgttcttcaaaatattagaaaagttatatttagtatttactatatgtataaatataaaaataaaaaaaatttgaataatatgtgtaaattatattatatataagtagatattattatagtagtcaTGATTGCTTACATCCATTACCTTCATATTAAGTGCCTTAAGAATTCTGAATGCTTTACCAGAAGCATCAATGTCTTCTATCTTTTGAGCAGtggatatcattttaaattgtttagattGATTTTTCTCTTAAGTAGTGGATATCATTTTAGATTGTTTAGGTTGAGTTATACTAGTTATAGTATTCACTTTAGGTTCATCGATAACATATGAATCGACAGATTTACAACTTCCATCGTCTTTCTGCTTATTTTGTTGCTACAATTATAAAATgggattaataaaaattaattacatttaaaatattcaaataattttgattttacagcAATAAAATTGGTGTTTGTCAATGATTCGTGTGGTTCACTAAATTcagtatatttaagtaatatctCATCCATGTCTGTACTAGTGAACTGGTACAgcatattgttgttattgttgaaaataatgattGCTATTTCACAATCACATAATAGACTTAACTCATAAGCTTTCTTCATGATACCAAATTTGCGTTTGTTAAACGTAacctaaaaaaagttaataattaatattaagaaattggaaattataataatactacatacaCAGCGCTCATTTTTGTTCGCGATTCTGGTTATATCAATTTTCCTGCGTCCCATGATATTGTTTTAGTTTGACTTCAGGATTCGGACAATGGAGCGAATAAGCTTAACCTAAAACATGTAAATCGATAAGAGTCACACTGTAAGATTTTTCATGcaaaatgtatacatacctCGTACGTAGATATACTTTCCCAAACAGAATTTGTATACAAACATGCACACCGGCGGCTTTTAAACAGCACGAATATAATGGAGACAAAAAAGTcggaaaacaattaaaattcaatcaaaaatcGAAAAATCTAGATAGTAATAACAACAACGTGTTGATAACCGCTTGAAACGGAGTGTTAAACACGAAATGGGATTTAGTGCAACGTTTCCCAACTGGTGTTCCGCGGAACCTAAGGGTTCCGTGAGCCGGCGCCATGGTTCCGTTAGAAAtttgagaaaatataaaaattatttttagttttcttatcctatgataaaatatcttatataatatatgttataaacttataaagccGGGTTTACACGCAACAATAAATGCTAGCAGTTTATCGTAACGATCGAATTGTTTCGATTTATCGTTGCGTATAAATAGGACCTACTATAAGTATTCATTTATCTTATCTATGGTCATTAGCGAGTAGTCGGTCAATGGGTCTCAtcactacaaaatatttatttgtagttGTCAGTCTTCATTCTGCTTTGACGAAGTGagaaaccgtttttttttttctaacagtgAATTTTAGTGTTCAATTATTACTATCACGAATAACTCTTTAATTTTCTGGTAAGTTGtactcttaaataaaataagctaaaataattattttaggcagcattttgtaataataatattattcgtgattataatgttataataataatttaaaaaaaaaaatgctgcctgggataagttatttaaattaacactgAGTGCTGACGCCGACGCGTCGTCGACAAATCATAACAGTTTTATGCGGCGGGCGtcgatattattacattattatttttagactatGTGATTTAAAATGTAGAATTTCTTTTCGGAAATCTTTTCAGTAGTGGTACCTGTTCCTTCATATTTTTTACTGAAATGGACAAATGGCTCAAAACGGGGCGATTATTATCAGTAGAGAAGACCAGTCTAACATCTACAAGTAAAAGCAGTACTTCGTCTGTTCCATCGGAAAACTCGACTTCCCACTGTGAAGCAGCTCCACCCCAAAAACTAACTGTCAAAAATGAAGCATCTCCAAGTAAGGAATacacacaaattaatttttcaaaaggtAAAAAAAGACGTTATGATGAAGAATATTTATCGTTTGGATTTATTGCCATTGGAGTAGACACGTTTCCCGATGTGAGGTGCGTAGTTTGTGAAAAAGTTCTCGGCAACAGTTCTTTGGCTCCTGCGAAGCTTAAGCGACATTTGGAATCTAATCATCCAAATCTGAAAGGGAAAGATCtggaattttttaaaatgaagAAAGACTTTTTAATTGAAAGTGCGAGTTATCTCACTAAGTATGTAAAAGACGAAAATGAGAAAAACACAAAGGCTTCATTTATATTGGGTTATAATATTGCACGTGCCGGAAAACCTCACACCATTGCCGAAAGTTTGATTAAACCTAGTATGATAGAAGTGGTCTCTTTTATTCTCGGAGAAGATGCGGGAAAAAAAGTTGCAGCAGTGCAGTGCTCAAACAATACGATTTCTGATCGAATTCATAACATTTCTGAccacattgaaaattaatttgtctTCAGATTAATTAACTGTAACCAATTTTCTTTACAAATGGATGAAAGCACCGATGTTTCTGGGTTGTCCATACTACTTGTTTTTGCCAGATTTACTCATGAGAAAACCATTCAAGACGGTTTGCTTATTTGTGAAAATTTGAAAACGCATACCACAGGAGAGGaaatttttgaagttttaaataagtacttagtgaaaaaaaatatatcatggcAAAAATTTGTGGACGTATGCACGGATGGTGCTGCTGCAATGGTTGGGAAGATAAAAGGTATAATAACCAGAATTAAAGAGGTAGCTCCAAAATGTAGTAACAGCCATGTAGTTACATCGCCATGCGTTAGCAACCAAGAAACTTTCGCCAGATCTTAGATCAGCACTAGACGTAGCTGTTCAGTgtgtgaattttataaattcacgCCCCTTAAAAACAAGGCTGTTCAAGAAGCTCTGTGAGGAAATGGGAAGTGACCATCAGAACCTTCTTTTACATACAGAAATCAGGGGGTTGTCCAGAGGCAAAGTTTTAACAAGACTTTTTTAATTGCGAGATGAAGTTAACATTTTTCTGAAGGAGCATACGAAAACAAATCTTTTTGAGTGGTTTCATGATGAGAATTGGCTCATAAAGTTAGCTTACCTCTCTGATATTTTCAACAAGTTAAACGAAACAAACTTGGGCTTACAAGGAAAAGAAAATTCGATCTTTCAAGCCAATGACAAGATTAAAGCTCTTATTGGCAAGTTGGATTTTTGGGTCGAAATGATTTTTCATGTTTCTCCAACTTGAATAAATtcttttatgaaaatgagatcTCAGTGACACCGATAAATGCAGAAGAAATAAAAGaccatttaatcaatttaaaatccgGATTACTTCCCTACTTTCCAAGAATAAACGAAGATTCTGATAATTTGTGGGTACAAAATCCATTTTCAATTCAGAAAAAGCCAAAAGAACTATCATCGATTGAATACGAATGTTTGCTTGAAGTAAAATCTTCATCTGAATTGAAAATCAAGTTCAAGTCACTTAAAATTGAGGAATTCTGGATCGCCATGGAAAGTGATTACGAACAATTGTCCATAAAGGCTATCACCGTTTTATTGCCATTTGCAACTTCCTACTTGTGTGAAACTGGCTTTTCAGCGTATACAAAGACCAAGAATAAGTTTCGAAATCAACTGAACGCGGCTCCGGACCTACAACTTTCAGGAATAACTccagatttaaaaacaattatgaagAAAACTATGGAAAGATTTCAATCTTCTCATTAAATCTATTTTAGAGTAATAagagacaaatattaaattttaagcttTGATatgatcatttatattttataatactgtaatagttataaacaaaataaaatgttaaaaccgTCTTAActatgttttctttttattttattaatgacttTTAGGCCGGAAGTGTCCAAAAACCCACTCATTTCAGTGTACAAAACATATGTCTGCACtactattatagaaaaaatatgggGGTTCCTCAAAATGTTCAAGCTCCTGCAAGGGTTCCGCATGTAAAAGAAGTTGGGAAACGCTGATTCTAGTGTACTATTTACAAACTATGTCAATATTTATCTTCCTTcggattttgaatttttaaattatacaatatcatgAATTCAAATAATCTACATAGATCTTATAAATTCATGATAATTATCACGAATTAAGAAATGTATAAAGATAACTAAGAGATTATCATACGGCTAAATATTCCTTTAAAGgtctatgataataaataataatataatattatattgtatatacatctTCAATCGCTACGAACTAGGGAATCTCATGATTccaaatttagttattttgagGGGAATTGCTTAAAACCTGCTTGAATTATGCCTTTTTTAAACAAGTGCTGTGTGGAAAATTTCAAGGGAATATCTAAAAGTAGATTTAGTGTTCCAAAACTTTCCCATAAAAAATGGGAAAAAGCTTTAggataagttataaataaaaggtCTAGAGTTTGTGGTAACCACTTCAAGCcacaaaacattataaatacttgGGTATCAGGCGGAGGAAGTAGCAAGTACACCGtaagtatagatataaaatatttaacttttataataaatattaaaatataagtaagatCTTTACAATctttattacctaattaaaaaaaaaaacctaaattgtataatttttaaattgtgtacaagatatgtttaaaaaaaacttcatttGAGGTCTGAAGCTGTGCTTCTATTAAGCAACTTCACAAATGAAAACATTATAAGTGAAATGGAAAAATCATATTGTGAAGATATATCCATTGCTTCTAATAACTCATATACTCAAGATATCATATGGGAGTATGGTTAAAAATTAGTGTTAaccttaattaatataattttatttttattttttattaatagattaGCAGTTCTACAAGTCAAAATGAAACCAGTGAAATGGAAAAATCaaactcattttattataatatttcaaaagtaaCAGTTAAAAGCTTTACTCAGGATTCTTCTTATGTTAGTACAGCACAATAATTTTACaagcaaaaataatatcaatgtacTATTATGCAAGGCTGGGCaagttaacgattttttttaactcgttaagttatgttattttaaaaagaatcaaGTTTTTCATCATGAAATCAAGTTAACAcgttaatctaaaaaaaaaaagtaacttattaagttaaaagttaatttgaaaaaaatgtaacgaGTTAATTAACTTAacgttttaacttaattttaacttttaactcgttaatgcccagccttgctattataaattatgattttggaATTATGCAGGAACTTATATTTGATGTCCTCacaaaagaaaaacataatatacaactgCCACATAATTGGTGTTAAGAACTTTCCAAGAATGAGtttgatgaaaaattaactatttcattttttaaactagGACATTTTAATACTAACTACCAACATACGATAGAAAAACAGTTGATAATTATTGAAGGTATGTAATGATTAATATGTTGATTTTTAgtacttttaagtttttcttttttgcATTAAAGCtagtaatcattatttaaatataaaatgttatatatctctaattaattatacattcattTGTATAGATTCGCATCTCATAGTTCAAGTTCATAATGAAAAAGTGTCTCTTGATTTACAACAACTTTATTTCCTTCAacattaaataccaaaatatccATTGAAAACATTCaagaaattattaatacctttgattcagtaaatatttgttatagagCAGTTCTAGCAAGTAAATATCCACATATTAAAGTTTCATTTGAAAGACTAGaaacaaatatgtaaaatcataaaaatcagACCTCTAatcatatatttacatttacagaTAAATTTGTCTGAGGATAAGTTCCTCATTTTTCAAGTAATATAAAATGCTgtgaagataatttttattttgttacctatatgtttgtattttttttatttcttgtacAGGTTTGTTGTTATGTAAAcatgagtatataataaaaatttgttattataattatttaaattaatttagtattgagtatacaaaaaatcaatgtttattatggtataggttattattattaactaactaTATGTTCCTGAAGAAAACAgtgttaattcatttttatttatttttaaatttcttttaagtaacattagtatttactttttagtagCCTGTACGATGAATAAGTCTAAGACGTTCAAGTAAGTAAAGttgtttgtagtttttatttcagttaattaataattttaaagttttgtaaAAGAACAGCTATTTATCTACATATATCATAAggcattattatataacaagatggcaaaacatgttttatgtaGTAATTGACATTTTTGGTCTAGAGTACAACATCAAACCTTCTAtggaaaattattcattattgtctattgaacattgaatatttgaataacgCAACATCAAAATATTACCGTGTCTCCTTTTGTCCAGTAGGCAAACAACGATttggtcttttttttttatcaaatttgttCTTCAAGATATGCTGGTTTGACAGTTTTGATCAAAACTTCAAAGTTTGAGTGAACATGATACTACCATTCTGGGCattcaattaaatgtttttgaaattgtttatgaCGAATTCTGGTAATAAAATCAACAATGTACAAATGTCACAAATCAGTGAaacaaataattcttaaaattacatttaaaaaaagaataattctgaatttttggtttttaaacaGAAAATGTGTAATTGTGAAATTAAtggaaaaataagtaatatgatataaatcatGCACTTGTTTTAATGCAAGGCAGTAAATTCATCGTAAGCTATTCAACTTGTCAAGTAGAAGGAACCACTTCAAAAGAAACATCAGGATCATGGGACATTCTAATGTttctttattgataaaattattgaaaatcaaatccAATTGAGATGTCCCTCAATCACAGTTGACTTTAATTCCTTGCATAGGTCTAAGTTGTCATCATTGAAATTTAACCccttaataatttcatttttaaatttggcgAATttggttttcaataatttttccatttgtagcaggataatatattttttgttttcctcTTCCTTCAACAAAAGctctttaaaaaatgtattaattactaatttaaaattaaccagTCTAAGTCTATCCACACTATATTCACACTTCATCTCTCTCCTTGCCCCGAAGTATCTATATATGGCACTCAAATTTCTACTTATTCTACAGTCAAATATCTAGGACTTACACTAGATCGCAGACTTACCTGGGCCCCCCACCTTAAATCTAAAAGACATAATTTGAACACTCCATACACCAAGATCTCAGGATGAATTCCGTTAAAGATGTAGCAAAACTCTACTATAAGCGTTTCCACAGTTGGTTACCCAATCATCCAAACCCTCTTATAAAAAAACCTAGATGTCCCTTTGATTACCCCGGTAACCCCATCAGACGTCTCAAACGTAACTACTAAACTCCTACTAGTTCTCCTACTAAACTTTAAACAAAATAGGTAGTGTTATCATTGGGTTACTCTTATCTAATTTGCTTATTGTTCTctgaatatattgtaaatatcttgtaaaaataaaaaaataaatattaatttttaagaataccaatgaaatttattttattatagattactaagTTGTTTGTTTAATTGATAACATGACTTGGAGAATAGTATTTGAATAATAGTTGGGCACATGTTTGACaacaacattttgtaatattattcattatttgggTTCAAACAAAAATTTTCGTTTTCAAGTCTTTTGAGTTATTGTGTGATAATAGGcgaagaattaaaatttttgaactgtttccatttaatttagttttttacatttgtactattataCTGAAATTTGAAGAATTAACTTGAGTGACTCTAATAGACAATATAAtccgtaataattaataaaaatcaattgatCAATAAAAGTGTCACATAAAATACCCCCTTTCAAACATCtagtgtttttttatattataacggtGTTAATAGGTTTAAGGTATAAACAGACAAtagcttaaaatgtattaaaatcacTAGGTATTttgtacagtaaaatataattatatacataactgCTTTTAGAAACGGGGCAAAGATTAAGTTTATTCCTTAAGTTATCGGTAAACAAATATGTTGGCAAACGGATGTATTGGtgaaagaatttatttattatacaaacaacaGTCTTGTTACAgtctaaattttcaaatataattacatcCAAGAcagtagatattatttaaaatacttgtttaaaaataatatactgtaaaagtattttaatacattcacttaaatattttactatatttttatttatactgtcTGTTTATGACTGTTGTCTgtttagttttcaataaaataacttgaaattatttaatacgcaATTGTGTTACaaacgaataatattgtatttttttaacttactttTTCATCgagtagaaaataaaataatatacactcatTACTCGATGGCCTCcgtttaataattttggtttCGACGGaatcgttataatttaaataatagtttttgtaatcaaaatatatataaaaaaaacacagcACCTGATTAATTAAAATCCGTAGAACCACTAGCACTTGTGGCGACATCGATTGTCACCACTttactattatacctattttacattatattcgtTCTCAACATTTGAATTATagtcgtatttatttatatttttatctgtatgCGACTATTGTGAATTTGATATGTGTTTATCGGCGGCGATCGCGAGTCGCAACGTAAAGCTCACAACCGCGACAGTCCGACCGAACTTTTAACCGCCGACCCGAACCCTGACGTTCCGCGCCATTTTACACGTGAGCAAGTGCCCACGACCACGCGCATCGACGATCGCAACTTCGAGATATAATGAACACCGACACGACATGTCCGGTACGCGCACGGTCCCGTTACATCTCGCGATTCCGCGACGAACGAGCACTTTTAGTCGAACCAGGTTTTGACACGCTCTCGTCACGTCCACGACGTTCCCGGTTTCGCGACCCGAACTCGACGGCTTTCGCGCAACCGCTCACGAATTATCGTACGAACTCGCGTGCGCCCCGACGCAATCACCGCACGCCCGAGCATCGAGCACCCGACGAAAAGGCAATAATTGTACGTCTAGTCACCCGCGCTATTTACTGTGTTAACTAACGACTTACATACATCGACAATAAACGATTTTCGACGCACACGCGGCCGACACAAAAATGCGTGTTCACATTATTTTACCTCCATGGCTGTCTATAGCCTCCAAAACCTTCCAGTCACGGAGTCAGATCGACGACGATATTTAGGCGGCAAGTGTATCGGTCCGGTTGATAACACTTGTGCGCCAAAAACTGTTTGATTTTGACTAGaccttaacaaaataaaatagatctATTTAGTCATGGACTAGATCACCAATACACGTATCGATTAGTACGGTTCAACTCGATGTCTAAAATCTGTACTAACTTATTTCCACCCTTTATCAATGTATCATGCACGCAGTGTTCAAAAATTACCGCGACATaggtaccataataataattttaaacagataatagataattattttgaaaaatctaaattaatttttatacaagtatataactccagaaaagtattatttttgttgctgCAATACTCGTAATATCCATTCactaacaaaatattgtgtCACCTATATACACCCGTTCGCCAAATTGACCGGATACCATCACAAATGGGTTTAAGAACGCTCCtggtagtatgtatatatatatatatatatatatatatatatatatgtacttattagTCGGGTAGTGACTAGGTGCTGGGCATGGCTCAATAACCTTGATATAACACCCGCTCGACGACGAGTGTCGGGCTGGTCAATAACGCGATGAACGGATACAAGGATAATGGTAAAAAAGACTAAAGAAGTAATCacggtgataataatataatagaattgtATTTTTTGCTAAGCGGCTGGTATGACCTGTTCATCTATTTTCTATGGGTATGCCCTACGATTATAGGAAAAAGCTATTCGCCATTCGGCCACTCCGGGCGGCATATAAGCATTCCGTACATGAGCTCAGCACCTGTATTAAAATCATGCTCTACGattggtttattttaaaataccgccaaatagtcaataatattattatcatacctacTCTAATCATATTCTAATAGAttgactttatatatatatatatataatacctaacaatataatcaatttaaactcatttatttatttttaaacataaatatgcaTCACAGATTTTTAATCTTACTAagagttacctatatattataaagagtaatagtagatattaattatgtaggtTTTAATCCtagaaatagtataaatatgccATATGGTATACGAGTGTTTACCTATTACCACCAATAATATTTgccattttttatgtttgttttacattcatcttaattaaaatatattagaaaccaGTGAAttgataagtataattattaattaattatttcatactctatatatattttaaaataagtccTAGTcacctaataattaaataattatttaaattttaacttggttatataaattattaaattaacattattattaggcATAAGTGAAC encodes the following:
- the LOC132924881 gene encoding uncharacterized protein LOC132924881, which encodes MISTAQKIEDIDASGKAFRILKALNMKDNFGKDDNDDKGSSSFEKEFISENEVPEDIRKLPDNNLIDNTKQVTSSDSDMSDYELIIDSDADDDFENMDNSLHTNIETTLRQQTLPSNPISIIEYNIP
- the LOC132926453 gene encoding MEF2 transcription factor homolog gives rise to the protein MGRRKIDITRIANKNERCVTFNKRKFGIMKKAYELSLLCDCEIAIIIFNNNNNMLYQFTSTDMDEILLKYTEFSEPHESLTNTNFIAQQNKQKDDGSCKSVDSYVIDEPKVNTITSITQPKQSKMISTT
- the LOC132924882 gene encoding zinc finger BED domain-containing protein 5-like; translated protein: MDKWLKTGRLLSVEKTSLTSTSKSSTSSVPSENSTSHCEAAPPQKLTVKNEASPSKEYTQINFSKGKKRRYDEEYLSFGFIAIGVDTFPDVRCVVCEKVLGNSSLAPAKLKRHLESNHPNLKGKDLEFFKMKKDFLIESASYLTKYVKDENEKNTKASFILGYNIARAGKPHTIAESLIKPSMIEVVSFILGEDAGKKVAAVQCSNNTISDRIHNISDHIEN